A DNA window from Oncorhynchus tshawytscha isolate Ot180627B linkage group LG13, Otsh_v2.0, whole genome shotgun sequence contains the following coding sequences:
- the LOC112265931 gene encoding somatostatin-1A, with translation MLSTRVQCALALLSLALTISSVSAAPSDAKLRQLLQRSLMAPAGKQELARYTLAELLSELALAENEAIESDDLSRGVEQEDVRLELERAAGPVLAPRERKAGCKNFFWKTFTSC, from the exons ATGCTCTCGACGCGTGTCCAGTGCGCCCTAGCGCTGCTTTCCCTAGCCTTGACCATCAGCAGTGTCTCTGCAGCTCCATCCGATGCCAAACTTCGCCAGCTTCTTCAACGGTCACTCATGGCACCTGCAGGCAAACAG GAGCTTGCCAGGTATACACTTGCAGAGCTGCTCTCAGAGCTTGCACTAGCAGAGAACGAGGCGATTGAGTCAGATGACCTGTCTCGTGGCGTGGAGCAGGAGGATGTGCGTCTCGAGCTGGAGCGTGCAGCTGGCCCAGTACTGGCGCCGCGTGAACGCAAGGCTGGGTGCAAGAACTTCTTCTGGAAAACCTTTACATCATGTTAA